One genomic window of Fusarium keratoplasticum isolate Fu6.1 chromosome 3, whole genome shotgun sequence includes the following:
- a CDS encoding Fungal-trans domain-containing protein codes for MDGLVDQSSRLACASCRSQKRKCTRELPSCHLCRKNGRPCVYPGNQATGGGHQHRVSTPSQNTFPALFFLDSFTFKQRGSTISSPPASALPQEFLQMIGKTPEQLAYVVDSFFAMIHPVFPIVSKRTLYQQISSEGHHSPDIILLLQCMEILLPNRDEAVIDHRAQYRKAKQCLHLVEDQGIISMRVLQAALLLSLYEAGHAIFPAAFLSIGHCARIGHAIGIHDRRGVSQMFPSTMSWTATEEIRRTWWGVIILDRFINIGLPDRPFASIDACPEDLLPMDEILWDLGEQTVVPSLAVSSSTDLPAPPLARTCQAAHLLSRVLSHIGTSQSTRSPEQYYSEALQLHGILSSFKLALDQEVKREEPHAFLVYSPAQGLCFSAIIALCDNHTCADLDDLSGVGTPEQLKMQETALNTLHEIGASVWQFASHLVNLLEPQGSQITISPFAAQCLYAAATQYQWYIEETGKVDLKAAVDLLKHALGLIGRSWKVGEKYCKILEGERV; via the exons ATGGATGGGCTTGTAGACCAGTCAAGCAGACTGGCCTGCGCAAGTTGTAGGAGCCAGAAGAGGAAATGCACACGTGAACTTCCTTCgtgccatctttgccgaAAAAACGGCCGGCCATGTGTGTATCCCGGGAACCAGGCCACAGGAGGCGGACATCAACATCGCGTG TCGACTCCCTCACAAAACACCTTCCCagctctcttcttcctggaCTCATTTACCTTCAAGCAACGGGGATCCACAATCTCAAGTCCTCCAGCATCTGCCCTTCCTCAGGAGTTTCTGCAGATGATAGGCAAAACCCCGGAACAACTGGCCTATGTTGTCGACTCATTTTTTGCGATGATTCATCCTGTCTTTCCCATTG TCTCCAAAAGGACCTTGTACCAACAGATATCCTCTGAAGGGCATCACTCTCCTGACATCATACTACTCCTTCAATGCATGGAGATCTTGCTACCCAATAGGGATGAAGCTGTCATCGATCATCGAGCGCAATATCGCAAAGCAAAACAATGCCTACATCTCGTAGAAGACCAAGGCATCATTTCAATGCGTGTTCTCCAGGCAGCTTTGCTATTATCCTTATATGAAGCAGGCCACGCCATATTCCCGGCTGCATTTCTATCGATTGGTCATTGCGCTCGAATAGGCCACGCCATTGGAATTCACGACCGGCGCGGTGTTTCACAGATGTTTCCATCAACAA TGTCTTGGACTGCAACCGAGGAGATACGCCGCACGTGGTGGGGTGTAATAATTTTAGACCG ATTTATCAATATTGGCCTTCCAGATAGGCCATTCGCCTCTATCGACGCATGCCCTGAAGACCTTCTACCCATGGATGAAATATTATGGGATCTTGGT GAGCAAACGGTCGTTCCGTCGCTGGCTGTTTCTAGCAGCACCGACTTGCCTGCACCCCCGCTCGCCAGAACATGTCAAGCAGCACATTTGCTTTCCAGAGTCCTATCCCATATTGGCACAAGCCAAAGCACAAGAAGCCCAGAACAGTATTACTCTGAGGCGCTTCAGCTTCATGGAatcctctcctctttcaaGCTGGCACTAGACCAAGAAGTGAAGAGAGAGGAGCCTCATGCGTTCCTTGTCTATTCACCTGCTCAGGGGCTTTGCTTCAGTGCTATTATTGCGTTATGTGACAACCACACCTGCGCTGACTTGGATGACCTGTCGGGTGTTGGCACCCCAGAGCAGCTGAAGATGCAAGAGACAGCCCTCAATACCTTGCATGAGATTGGAGCATCAGTCTGGCAATTTGCTTCGCATTTGGTTAATCTCCTTGAGCCACAAGGGAGTCAAATCACCATCAGTCCCTTCGCGGCCCAATGTCTCTATGCCGCTGCCACTCAATACCAGTGGTATATTGAGGAGACTGGAAAAGTTGACCTGAAGGCGGCAGTCGACTTACTGAAGCATGCATTGGGATTGATTGGACGGTCTTGGAAAGTTGGAG AGAAATATTGCAAGATTCTTGAGGGGGAGAGGGTGTAA